In Mus musculus strain C57BL/6J chromosome 9, GRCm38.p6 C57BL/6J, one genomic interval encodes:
- the Crtam gene encoding cytotoxic and regulatory T-cell molecule isoform 2 precursor (isoform 2 precursor is encoded by transcript variant 2) has translation MWWGALSLLFWVPVQAAFLKMETVTVEEGQTLTLTCVTSQTKNVSLQWLAPSGFTIFLNQHPALKSSKYQLLHHSATQLSISVSNVTLREEGVYTCLHYGSSVKTKQVRVTVLVTPFQPTVEALVLRRQNGEKSVVLKCSTERSKPPPQITWLLGEGLEIYGELNHEFEADGKICNTSSMLIARAYGKNSTVHCIIQHEGLHGRKLVAPFQFEDLVADQETSDQETSDAPEQSSLSSQALQQPTSTVSMMENSSIPETDKEEKEHATQDPGLSTASAQHTGLARRKSGILLLTLVSFLIFILFIIVQLFIMKLRKAHVVWKKESEISEQALESYRSRSNNEETSSQENSSQAPQSKRCMNYITRLYSGAKTKKSAQHWKLGGKHSRVPESIV, from the exons ATGTGGTGGGGAGCCCTCAGTTTGCTGTTCTGGGTGCCGGTGCAAG CAGCCTTTCTGAAAATGGAGACCGTCACGGTAGAGGAAGGCCAAACGCTCACTCTAACGTGTGTTACTTCTCAGACAAAAAACGTCTCTCTCCAGTGGCTGGCTCCCTCTGGGTTCACCATTTTTTTAAACCAGCATCCTG CTTTAAAAAGCTCCAAATACCAGCTTCTTCACCATTCAGCTACACAACTCTCCATTAGTGTGTCCAATGTAACTCTCCGAGAGGAAGGTGTGTATACATGCTTGCACTACGGGAGTTCTGTGAAGACGAAGCAAGTGAGAGTGACCGTGTTAG TGACTCCTTTCCAGCCAACCGTGGAAGCTTTGGTTCTCAGAAGGCAGAATGGAGAGAAATCGGTTGTGCTGAAATGTTCCACAGAGAGAAGCAAGCCCCCGCCACAAATCACCTGGCTGCTGGGGGAAGGTCTGGAGATCTATG GTGAACTCAACCATGAATTTGAAGCTGATGGGAAAATATGTAACACCAGCAGCATGCTCATCGCCCGCGCATACGGCAAAAACTCAACCGTGCACTGCATTATCCAGCACGAGGGCTTGCACGGGAGAAAGCTGGTTGCCCCCTTCCAGTTTGAAGATTTGG TTGCAGATCAAGAAACTTCAGATCAAGAAACTTCAGATGCCCCTGAGCAGAGCTCTCTCTCCTCCCAAGCCCTCCAGCAGCCCACAAGTACAG TCTCAATGATGGAAAATTCCAGTATACCAGAGACtgacaaggaagagaaagaacatgcCACTCAAGACCCTGGCTTGTCCACTG CCAGTGCTCAGCATACAGGACTGGCCCGGAGGAAGAGTGGTATCCTGCTGCTCACACTGGTGTCCTTCCTCATTTTCATCCTTTTCATCATCGTTCAGCTCTTCATCATGAAGCTGCGTAAAGCACACGTGGTATGGAAGAAGG AAAGTGAAATTTCAGAGCAAGCTCTAGAAAGTTACAGATCAAGATCCAACAACGAGgagacatcttcccaggagaataGCAGCCAGG CTCCCCAGTCTAAGCGTTGCATGAACTACATCACGCGGTTATACTCGGGAGCCAAAACAAAGAAGAGTGCCCAGCACTGGAAGCTCGGAGGCAAGCACAGCCGTGTCCCGGAGAGTATTGTGTAG
- the Crtam gene encoding cytotoxic and regulatory T-cell molecule isoform 1 precursor (isoform 1 precursor is encoded by transcript variant 1) yields the protein MWWGALSLLFWVPVQAAFLKMETVTVEEGQTLTLTCVTSQTKNVSLQWLAPSGFTIFLNQHPALKSSKYQLLHHSATQLSISVSNVTLREEGVYTCLHYGSSVKTKQVRVTVLVTPFQPTVEALVLRRQNGEKSVVLKCSTERSKPPPQITWLLGEGLEIYGELNHEFEADGKICNTSSMLIARAYGKNSTVHCIIQHEGLHGRKLVAPFQFEDLVADQETSDQETSDAPEQSSLSSQALQQPTSTVSMMENSSIPETDKEEKEHATQDPGLSTEASAQHTGLARRKSGILLLTLVSFLIFILFIIVQLFIMKLRKAHVVWKKESEISEQALESYRSRSNNEETSSQENSSQAPQSKRCMNYITRLYSGAKTKKSAQHWKLGGKHSRVPESIV from the exons ATGTGGTGGGGAGCCCTCAGTTTGCTGTTCTGGGTGCCGGTGCAAG CAGCCTTTCTGAAAATGGAGACCGTCACGGTAGAGGAAGGCCAAACGCTCACTCTAACGTGTGTTACTTCTCAGACAAAAAACGTCTCTCTCCAGTGGCTGGCTCCCTCTGGGTTCACCATTTTTTTAAACCAGCATCCTG CTTTAAAAAGCTCCAAATACCAGCTTCTTCACCATTCAGCTACACAACTCTCCATTAGTGTGTCCAATGTAACTCTCCGAGAGGAAGGTGTGTATACATGCTTGCACTACGGGAGTTCTGTGAAGACGAAGCAAGTGAGAGTGACCGTGTTAG TGACTCCTTTCCAGCCAACCGTGGAAGCTTTGGTTCTCAGAAGGCAGAATGGAGAGAAATCGGTTGTGCTGAAATGTTCCACAGAGAGAAGCAAGCCCCCGCCACAAATCACCTGGCTGCTGGGGGAAGGTCTGGAGATCTATG GTGAACTCAACCATGAATTTGAAGCTGATGGGAAAATATGTAACACCAGCAGCATGCTCATCGCCCGCGCATACGGCAAAAACTCAACCGTGCACTGCATTATCCAGCACGAGGGCTTGCACGGGAGAAAGCTGGTTGCCCCCTTCCAGTTTGAAGATTTGG TTGCAGATCAAGAAACTTCAGATCAAGAAACTTCAGATGCCCCTGAGCAGAGCTCTCTCTCCTCCCAAGCCCTCCAGCAGCCCACAAGTACAG TCTCAATGATGGAAAATTCCAGTATACCAGAGACtgacaaggaagagaaagaacatgcCACTCAAGACCCTGGCTTGTCCACTG AAGCCAGTGCTCAGCATACAGGACTGGCCCGGAGGAAGAGTGGTATCCTGCTGCTCACACTGGTGTCCTTCCTCATTTTCATCCTTTTCATCATCGTTCAGCTCTTCATCATGAAGCTGCGTAAAGCACACGTGGTATGGAAGAAGG AAAGTGAAATTTCAGAGCAAGCTCTAGAAAGTTACAGATCAAGATCCAACAACGAGgagacatcttcccaggagaataGCAGCCAGG CTCCCCAGTCTAAGCGTTGCATGAACTACATCACGCGGTTATACTCGGGAGCCAAAACAAAGAAGAGTGCCCAGCACTGGAAGCTCGGAGGCAAGCACAGCCGTGTCCCGGAGAGTATTGTGTAG